A DNA window from Aspergillus nidulans FGSC A4 chromosome I contains the following coding sequences:
- a CDS encoding uncharacterized protein (transcript_id=CADANIAT00007287), giving the protein MGTTSVRRNLFQNHLSSRPISNPAPNTRTSGLSSQVLQSNVPESNSSNSVGLMDDGEIVVKDKNGSFSLDIPVLPPIVGEDEDEMEGIETEGTGGESTAATGAEATGQGGMSGRQKERTGTDKRVVNHKKF; this is encoded by the exons ATGGGAACAACGTCTGTTCGCCGGAACCTTTTCCAGAACCATCTTAGCAGCCGCCCAATCTCGAACCCTGCACCGAATACCCGGACATCAGGGCTTTCTTCTCAAGTATTGCAGTCCAATGTGCCCGAGTCAAACTCGTCCAACTCTGTCGGTCtcatggatgatggtgaAATTGTTGTGAAAGACAAAAATGGCAGCTTTTCGCTGGATATACCCGTCTTGCCACCCATTGTgggtgaagatgaggacgagaTGGAAGGCATTGAAACTGAAGGCACTGGCGGAGAATCTACGGCTGCTACCGGAGCTGAAGCCACGGGACAGGGCGGAATGAGCGGACGACAGAAAGAGA GAACCGGAACAGACAAACGAGTAGTGAACCACAAG AAATTCTGA
- a CDS encoding protein GET4 (transcript_id=CADANIAT00007286) yields the protein MTSRIDKTIARQREKIASGAYYEAHQQLRVIAARYIKQNNYDAAAEILAGGATALLRAGSQQGASASGGDLAIMLVTEVYVKAGWEIVGGDDDAEGRARKKRLIELLREFPSEEPTRKRFIQEAIGWSGRFGSVERGDPELHHAVGSVYAEDQEPYEAEKHLVLGTSESAETLAKLEYEWYTSDEPHTAGIYAARAVIPFLLIGNLRSANKAFLIFTSRLSSANPSLGVQDVSSATSDVRVFPALPLLNFLNMLLLAIQRGTADLFKQLTAHYATHIKEAGILDDALPQIGEQYFGINIPRQGNPLLDMMGSMLFGGGQDSGRRSASGRGQSRKVEAPPSNMELD from the exons ATGACCTCACGGATTGACAAGACGATTGCTCGACAGCGAGAGAA GATCGCATCCGGAGCTTATTACGAAGCTCACCAACAACTACGGGTCATTGCCGCACGGTACATTAAACAGAACAATTATGATGCTGCGGCAGAGATATTGGCTGGCGGCGCTACTGCCCTCCTTAGGGCTGGATCGCAACAAGGAGCTTCAGCCAGCGGAGGTGACCTAGCTATCATGTTGGTGACTGAGGTATATGTCAAAGCAGGCTGGGAGATTGTGGggggtgatgatgatgcggagGGGCGTGCTCGTAAGA AGCGTTTGATTGAACTTCTACGTGAATTTCCGTCAGAGGAGCCTACACGAAAGAGGTTTATCCAGGAAGCGATTGGGTGGAGTGGAAGGTTCGGATCAGTGGAGCGAGGAGACCCCGAGTTGCACCATGCTGTCGGATCTGTATACGCGGAAG ACCAAGAGCCCTATGAAGCTGAAAAGCATCTTGTGCTGGGCACCTCCGAGTCAGCTGAGACGTTGGCGAAACTTGAGTACGAGTGGTATACGAGCGACGAGCCGCATACAGCAGGCATTTATGCAGCACGTGCAGTAATCCCTTTTCTACTAATTGGCAACCTGCGCAGTGCCAACAAGGCGTTCTTAATCTTTACGTCCCGCCTCAGCTCCGCAAACCCGAGCCTTGGAGTGCAAGATGTCAGCAGTGCCACCTCTGATGTTCGGGTTTTCCCTGCGCTCCCATTATTAAACTTTCTCAacatgctgctgctcgctATTCAACGAGGAACAGCGGATTTGTTCAAGCAGTTGACCGCGCACTATGCTACGCATATCAAAGAGGCCGGGATCCTCGATGATGCGCTTCCCCAAATCGGCGAGCAGTACTTCGGGATCAATATCCCTAGGCAGGGAAATCCGCTGTTGGATATGATGGGCAGCATGTTGTTTGGAGGTGGACAGGATAGCGGTAGAAGGTCGGCTTCAGGAAGGGGTCAGTCAAGAAAAGTCGAAGCACCGCCATCAAATATGGAACTTGACTAG
- a CDS encoding replication factor C subunit 4 (transcript_id=CADANIAT00007288) — protein MTQAESSASATRNALKANTAGAPPDYELPWVEKYRPVFLDDVVGNTETVERLKIIAKDGNMPHVIISGMPGIGKTTSILCLARQLLGDSYKEAVLELNASDERGIDVVRNRIKGFAQKKVTLPPGRHKIVILDEADSMTSGAQQALRRTMEIYSSTTRFAFACNQSNKIIEPLQSRCAILRYARLTDAQIVKRLKQVCDAEQVKYTEDGLAALVFSAEGDMRQALNNLQSTWSGFGLVSGDNVFRVVDSPHPIKVQAMIKACWEGKVDSALETLNELWYKSLSSALCSR, from the exons ATGACTCAGGCTGAATCTTCAGCTAGTGCTACTCGCAATGCCCTGAAAGCTAATACTGCTGGGGCTCCCCCAGACTATGAGCTGCCTTG GGTCGAAAAATACCGCCCAGTATTTCTTGACGACGTTGTCGGCAATACGGAAACGGTAGAGCGTCTAAAGATCATCGCCAAAGATGGAAATATGCCTCATGTGATTATTTCGGGCATGCCTGGTATTGGAAAGACAACTTCAATTCTCTGCCTGGCACGGCAGTTGCTGGGTGACTCTTATAAAGAGGCTGTTTTGGAGTTGAACGCTAGTGATGAGAGAG GTATCGACGTGGTGCGGAATCGTATCAAAGGGTTTGCTCAGAAGAAAGTAACGCTGCCTCCTGGTCGTCACAAAATTGTTATACTTGATGAAGCCGATAG TATGACATCCGGCGCTCAGCAGGCGTTGCGGCGGACGATGGAAATCTACTCCTCTACAACACGATTCGCATTTGCGTGCAACCAATCAAACAAGATAATTGAACCGTTACAATCCCGATGTGCTATCCTTCGGTACGCCAGATTAACTGATGCACAGATTGTGAAACGATTGAAGCAGGTTTGCGACGCAGAACAGGTCAAATACACGGAGGATGGACTCGCAGCGCTGGTTTTCAGCGCTGAGGGAGATATGCGCCAGGCTCTCAACAATTTACAAAGTACCTGGTCTGGATTCGGTTTGGTCAGCGGGGATAACGTCTTCCGTGTGGTTGATAGCCCTCATCCAATCAAAGTTCAGGCGATGATCAAAGCGTGCTGGGAGGGAAAAGTGGATTCCGCTCTGGAGACGCTAAATGAGCTATGGTATAAGAGCCTTTCCAGCG
- a CDS encoding decapping nuclease (transcript_id=CADANIAT00007285), with amino-acid sequence MNRETFDIQPIGRFYGSNTAIRRPREIACFSYDDQHKFHLGDSSLRYYYPPQLPADLNRGFDTFQKLDDAADEHIDALLDTIAAMEKETGKRCEADIITWRGMMTKILTAPFDDMNGFEMNATCFQGTMCKQLQRQQRMPPGMASQDLMAYWGYKFETISVLDKTWDEASREEIEGRENLVVNNNAQYCSVVRTGIGRTKLVLGGEVDAIWDSKPERKEDPINWVELKTSAEIRKDWDMVKFERKLLKFWAQSFLLGVPKIVVGFRDQGGILRRLEELETANIPNRVRKSGRGTWDGNICINFAATFLEWLKSVIKEGGTWRLRKAEKSSVIEVYQVEESGTGDILSQAFLSWRSTT; translated from the exons ATGAATCGGGAGACTTTCGACATTCAGCCCATCGGCCGCTTCTATGGATCTAATACTGCCATTCGGCGGCCAAGG GAAATTGCGTGTTTCTCCTATGATGACCAACACAAATTTCATCTTGGAGACTCATCCCTGCGATACTACTACCCGCCGCAGCTGCCGGCGGATCTGAATCGCGGCTTCGACACCTTTCAGAAGCTGGACGATGCAGCGGATGAACATATAGATGCGTTGCTAGATACCATTGCCGCTATGGAAAAAGAGACTGGAAAGCGATGCGAAGCCGATATCATCACTTGGCGAGGGATGATGACCAAG ATTCTCACTGCGCCATTTGACGATATGAATGG ATTTGAGATGAACGCAACTTGCTTCCAG GGAACTATGTGC AAACAGCTCCAGCGTCAACAAAGAATGCCACCCGGGATGGCCTCTCAAGACTTGATGGCTTATTGGG GCTACAAGTTTGAAACCATATCTGTTCTCGACAAGACATGGGATGAAGCAAGCAGGGAAGAGATTGAAGGCCGGGAGAATCTTGTGGTGAATAATAATGCGCAATACTGCTCAGTTGTGCGCACTGGTATCGGACGGACGAAACTTGTCCTCGGGGGAGAAGTCGATGCCA TCTGGGACAGTAAACCAGAGCGCAAGGAAGACCCAATCAACTGGGTGGAGCTCAAGACCTCTGCCGAGATCAGAAAGGATTGGGACATGGTCAAATTCGAGCGGAAACTCCTGAAATTCTGGGCGCAgtccttcctcctcggtgtCCCCAAAATAGTCGTGGGATTCCGTGACCAGGGTGGGATTCTACGACGCTTGGAAGAACTCGAGACAGCCAACATCCCAAACAGAGTGAGGAAATCAGGTCGTGGAACATGGGACGGGAATATCTGTATCAACTTCGCGGCTACTTTTCTGGAGT GGCTTAAATCGGTAATCAAAGAGGGAGGAACATGGAGGCTTCGAAAAGCAGAGAAATCTTCTGTAATTGAGGTATACCAAGTCGAAGAAAGCGGCACTGGCGATATCCTTTCGCAAGCTTTCTTGTCCTGGCGCTCAACAACATGA